A single window of Botrytis cinerea B05.10 chromosome 3, complete sequence DNA harbors:
- the Bczim17 gene encoding Bczim17: protein MSLKSSTFTALRALSRHQSAIPKFPSRIISLSHPRLYSTPSKPLTDRSSDPSTPSSPPPRAPQPSYDLTFTCQPCSARSTHRISKQGYHSGSILITCPSCKNRHVISDHLGIFGDRKLTIEDLMKEKGMLVKKGTLSEDGNLEFWSDGTSTERKRDGDGGEGEGR from the coding sequence ATGTCTCTCAAATCCTCCACCTTCACAGCTTTGCGAGCTCTCTCCCGACATCAATCTGCAATCCCCAAATTCCCCTCTCGTATCATCTCCCTCAGCCACCCGCGCCTCTACAGCACGCCCTCCAAACCCCTCACCGACCGCTCTTCCGACCCCTCCACCCCATCATCTCCCCCCCCGCGCGCCCCTCAACCCTCCTACGACCTAACCTTTACCTGCCAGCCCTGTTCCGCACGTTCCACACACCGCATATCCAAACAAGGCTATCATTCCGgctccatcctcatcacctGTCCCAGCTGCAAAAACCGGCACGTCATCTCGGACCACTTGGGAATATTTGGAGATCGCAAATTGACGATTGAGGAtttgatgaaggagaaaggGATGCTGGTTAAGAAGGGGACGTTGAGTGAGGatgggaatttggaattttggAGTGATGGGACGAGTacggagaggaagagggatggggatggaggagagggagaggggaggtAG